CCATCACCCAGGGTGCTctccttggggcagattttcACCTTTGGGTGCCTGAAGACAGGATGGGATGATCTGGGCACACCTACTGGGGTGCACAACCCCCTGGGAGACTGAACCCCAAGGCTGCTGCCGCAGGAGGGGGGTTCACAACAAGCTGGGCTTCCCCCAGTGCTGCTCTGGCCCAAAGGGAAGAGTCCACCCGGCTCCCAGCCCAGAAGAAGAACCTGACTTGCCCTGACTGCCCATCACAGCGAAGGCCGGCAGGATCTACCTGACCCCTCCAGCTTCCAGGGGAGCTCAGGGAGCACCCCACTCTGCTCTCACACTGCGAACCGGGAGCAAGCTGCTGTCCAGGAGGAATCACCCCCCACCAAACTCTCTGCTTGCGGAGGGAGGGGACAGGAAAAGAAGCCCCAGCTAACAAAGCACTTGTACGGAGCAGACGTGAGGGCAGCTCTCgccctgcagcccaggcaaAGCGAGGCAGCTGCCAAGGCAcgagcaggagggagggaagcgGGTGGCATCAGCCCAACACGGCCCCTCGACACCCCCTGAAATCCTCTGCGTGTTGCCCCCCTCACCTACCGCCGGAGTCATAGGTGAGGAAGTCGGCGAACTCTTGCGCCAGGCTCTCGTCGCTGGCGAAGGCGCAGATGCAGGCGAAGAAGTGGATGCAGCGCGGCGGCGGTGCCTCCTCCTCGGCTGGGCCGCCCTTGCCGGGCTTCAGCgcctggcaggagcaggagaaCCTGTGGTCCGCCAGCGTCTTCGCGCTCATCTTCTGGACAAAGGAGGCGTGCAGGTAGCCAAGGCTGTGCTTCTGGCTGGCCTTGCACTTCACCACCAGGATGTTCTTGGTGATCCGCTGCACCAGTGGCCCCGTGGGCTCAGTCGCCAGCTGCCATATGGTTTGTTTGGTTTCGGGCGAAGCCTGCATGGAGTTGAGCACTGAGCTTTTCAGGGTGAGAGGGGTGGCCTCGGTCTGGCAGTTCAAGGCCAGTTTGACGTGCTGGCACTGGTTCTCCACCACACCTTGCGTGGCTGCTTTCAGACATGACGGCACGTAGCAGCGGCCGGAGCTCAGCTGCGTGATGATGGTCCCATCCACTGTCTGGATGGCCGTCTCTGAGACCCCCAGCTCCACAAAGCACCGGTAATCCGGTCCCCTGTCCCTCTGCCGCACCGAATAAACCTGTAAGTCGGAGCCAGTGATGATCTTGACGGCATCGACGCTGGGCTGCTTGCGTGTACCATAGCGGAAGACGGTCCCACAGTTCTTGTTCTTGCAGCTCAGGCCTCGGGTGCCGTTGTAAGTGCCACAGCGGGGACATTTTCGGATGCCCCGGAGTGTGGCCTTCCCCAGGTCAGACAGGAAGGAGGGGACTTTGGTCCTCACCGATGCTGGCTCCATCGTCCAAGGAACCTGGAAGGGCAGAGATTGGGGAGGGCATGAGTTAACAGCCTGGGGAGGTGGACGGGACAGCAGGGATGTAGTGCTCTGCTGGTGACACCTACAGGTCCCTCTGACGAGGTGGTGGCTGTCCTCAGTTCCCAGCAGCGACAGAGATGGAGAAAGTGAGAGAGGGGGAAGCAACTGGCTGCCTAGCGCTGGCAGGACAGGCAAGGGTCCCTGCCAGTCGCTGTGGTGCCCTGCCACAGTCCCACACTGGCTACTTCAGCTCCTTCCTTGCAGTCAAGGCCTGAAGGGACACCCGGGTGTGACATGACATACCATGGTAGTGTGCCTCTCTTCACAGAGTGATAAAGTGCCACCCATGGGATCAtaaaatgctttgggttggaagggacctttagaggccagcgagtccaacccccctgcagtgagcagggacatccctaACCAGATcgggttgctcagggccccgtccagcctgaccttggatgtctctagggatggggcatctcccacctctctgggcaactcaTTCCAGCACTTcatcaccctcattgtaaaaatttttccttatatctagtctaaatcatagaacagaatcatagactcattaaggttggaaaagacccttaggatcatccagtccaaccgctaacctgtcactgccaagtccagcACTAAACCAtctcctcaagcaccatgtctgcccttcttttaaatacctccagggatggagactccaccacctccctgggcagcctgtgccaatgtttgacaaccttttcagtgaagttttttctaacgtccaacctaaacttcccctggcgcagtttgaggccatttcctcttgtcctatcgcttgttactagggagaagagtccgacccccgcctcgctacaacctcctttcaggcagctgcagagagcgagaagggctcccctcagccccctcttctccaggctaaaccccccccagccccctcagccgccccccagcacacttctgctccagaccctgccccagccccgctgcccttccctggacacgctccagcccctcaagggccttcttgtcccgaggggcccaaccctgagcccagcactcgaggtggggcctccccagggccgagcacaggggccccatccctgcctggctcctgctggccacaccagtgctgacacaagcccgggggctggtggcctccttggccacccgggcactgctggctcatgcccagctggctctcagccagcacccccagggccttctccgccgggcccttcccagcccctctgccccaggcctggggcgttgcctggggttggtgtgacccaagggcaggacccggcccttggccttgttgaatctcataccgttggctccggcccatcgatgcagcctgtccaggtccctctgcagagccttcctgcccttaagcagatcgacactcccgcccaacttggtgccatctgcaaactgagggtgccctcgacCCCCTCAtgcagatcatcagtgaagatattgaacaggaccggccccaacactgagccctggggaacaccactcgtggccggccgccaactggatgtgactccattcaccaccactctctgggctcggccgtccagccagcttttaacccagcgcagagtgcacttgtccaagccatgagcagccagcttctccaggagaatgctgtgggagacagtgccaaaggccttactgaagtccaagtagacaatgtctacagccttcccctcatccactaagcaggtcaccttatcatagaaggagaccaggttagtgaggcaggacctccctttcataaacccatgctggctgagcccgatcccctgggtgtcccgcatgtgctgcgtaatggcattcaaggtgatctgctccatgacctttcccggcaccgaggtcaggctgacaggcctgtagttccccggatcctccttctgacccttcttgtagaggggcgtcacattcgctagtttccagtcgtctgggacctccccggttgaccaggactgctgataaatgacaGAGGGTAGCTTggccctcctttagtttaaaaccatcaccccttggcctgtcacaacaggccttgctaaagttGCCACCAGCCTTCCTagagtccccctttaagcacagGAAGGccgcagtaaggtctccccgcagccttctcttctccaggctgaacaacctcaaATCTCCCAGCCCGGTGTCGTtacagagctgctccagccctcggagcatttctgtgccctccTCTGCGccactccaacagttccatgtccttcatGTGCTGAGGAATccagagctggaggcggcgctgcagtggggtctccccagagcggagcagaggggcaggaccccctccctcgccctgctgcccacgctgctggggatgcagcccagggcacggttggcctgggctgcgagcgcacattgccggctcatgtccagcctttcttccaccagtacccccgagtccttttccacagggctgctctcagtccctcCATCACCCAGCTTGTAGCTGGAAGCACTGGATGCCTCTACCCCAGCGCCTACCCTTGCTATTTCCCAGTCTTTGCTGTGCAGGAGAAAAACAAGGCTAAAAAGTGAGCTTTTGGCATGTGCATGCTCATGGCCAACACCACAGGGTCACCCCCAGGgtgtaaataaaattaaataaagaataCGTGATGTAAAGCTGGGCGGGCTGCCCACCGCTGCAGGGGGACATGCAGGTGAGGGGATGTGTAGAGCCGCTGGGCGCTTGCTTTAAGGGATACTGCAGTGGAAATCGCTGTCTGAGGCGGCGACCACAGGAGAGAAAACCCTGCGTGGACAGGACAGAAATGGGGTGGTTCCCCCCCGGATCCACCTGGGTGAGGGTTTTGCAGCAGGTTGGTGCCAAAGAGCGAAAGAGTGACTCCCAGTGAGCCACCCTGGTGCTGGGAGGAACTGCTGGACTGCAATCCTgtcagaatcatagaatcatttaggttggaaaagacctttaagatcactgaGCCCAACCACAGTTGTTAACTCTGTTGGCGATATCCAAGTTAacacccagcactgccaagcccaccactaatTCAcatccccaagtgccacgtctacatgtcttttaaataccccagggatggtgactaccccacctctctgggcagcctgtgccaatgcttgacaacactttcagtgaagatatttttcttaatatcccatataaacctcccctggtgcaacttgaggccatttcctcttgtcctgctctgctctttctagaaaggttggactagatgatccctgaggtcccttccaacctgtgattctgtgattctggtgacctgggagcagagaccaaccccccccctcactccagcccctctcaggcagctgcagagagcgagaagggctcccctcagccccctcttctccaggctaaaccccccccagacccctcagccgccccccagcacacttctgctccagaccctgccccagccccgctgcccttctctggacacgctccagcccctccaggcccttcctgtcccgaggggcccaaacctgagcccagcattcgaggtggggcctccccagtgccgagcacaggggccccatccctgcccggcccccgctggccacaccagtgctgacacaagctcCCAGCATTCGTCCCCTGCCAACCGCACAttcccctgcccagccccgctTTACAAGGCAAGACCCGGCGCCTAGCGCAAGCCCAGCTGCAAAGGCCAAGGCTTAGGGAAGCTGCGCCGGGAGAGCGGGGCAGGGCTAGGAGCTGACCTATCGCCCTCACCCGGGTGAGGGGAAGGTCCGGAGGAGCCCGGCCCGCCCGGCCCTCCGCAAAGGGAGCGCAAAGGGCCGGTCCCGCACCTCAGGGCCCGGCAGCCCCGCACCGAGGCCCTCACCTGCCTCCGCCTGCTCAACCGCCCGCCTCCGCCATGGCGCCCGCCCGCTCGCTCCCATTGGCCTGCCGAGGTCACGTgggggcggccgccgcggggcgTGCTGGGAGACGTAGTCTGCGGGGGCGCCATGCGCGCTCCGGCGCCTCCGCCTCCCAGCATCCCCCGCGCGCGCCTTTGCCGCAAGAGTTGCCCCATTTCGGCCTTTTTCACCCCCAAATTCCCCCAGCAGCCGCTCCCCTCCCGCCCGCTTCGGCCCGGGGAGAGCGAGCGCAGGCACCGGGGACCCGGAGTAAGAAAAAAGAGCACACACGAGCTTCacttttgtggtttgttttttttttttcccctccctgttttttctgaaggctggtCAAGAGGTAGGACAGAAAAGATCGGGTTTTGGCCTCCAAACGTTGCAAAAGACCAGGTTTGGCAGGGTCACCTTCCACTACCCTGGTGAAATGCACTCACAGCATGACCCGGAACTTTGGGGGAATTTTATACAATTATTTAAAACCATTTGTGAAAAAGATTTGAGGCATAACTCACATCAGCGTCCTACCTTTAAATAAGGAAACATACACCGGTGGCTAACAGTtgtgcaaaatattaatttgcgAAGATATTTTACATACTCGGTACACGTAAATGTAGAAATCggttaaaaagaacaaaacaacgATCCAGCTGGTTCGTATGAATTTGTCACATTTTAGTAACAGGATTTTTGCTGTCCCAGGGTGGAAATCCTCGCTCACGAAGGGAGCTGGGCGCCGTCCCACTGAGcgtccccccccccttttccctgtCGGTGGGCAAAGAcaaccctgaaaaaaaagacaaaccacgCCGAGATACAAAACCCGACGTAAACGAATAATTTATCGTCGAAAAAAAACCGGCGTGACAAAAGCGGAGAGACGGAGGCTTTGTACAAGAGGCTCTTTTAAAACAGATGGCGCGAAGGCTGAAGTCACGGTGGCTTCAGGATTCACACGCTTTTGGCTTCTTaattctttttgtctgtttttgtaCAAGGGTTTATAATACACGTTAAATCGTTCGGAATGCAAACTAGAACGGCACGTGGCTTCCGAGGAAAGAcgagaaaaaaatgacaaaaaaaaaaaaaaaaaggtcgACATTGTGCAATTCGCCGCCCCCGATTGCGGCGGCAGAAAGTCCCTGCATTTGCTGTGTTTCAAAAACGTGGATCTTAAGAAACAcgtaaaagaggaaaaagaaggcaaaagtcGGCAGACATCCAGCATCTCgttttgtgtcattttttctttttttttttttttcttttttttttaaaacaacgCGGATGGACAATGTCATGATTAAAAacgcttttttgttttttttttgtgtggggtTTCTCTCGCTCTCTTAAATAAATACATCATATCTGAGGCTTGATCCGATAAATCCTGGCAGTCAACCAAGGCTCCGCGGGGCTCCCGGCGGCCCCCGGCGTTCAGAGTCCTCTCGTCCTCCTCACGGCGTTTCGAAGCCCGCCACGCGGTATCCCGTTTGGTTGGTTATCACGCTCCCGTTCTGCCCCTGCGGCGGCTGCACGCCGTAGTTGGCGCCCATCCACGCCGCCGAAGACTGCGTCTGACTGTCGGGGAGAAAAACGGTTTGTGAGGGAAATGTGTCGGTAACGAGGGAGGATGGGGGGACCCGAGCGGGGCCGTCCTGGGTCTGGACACACGTTCCTCGGCCCAAGTCTCCAAGTAACAAAGGATCGGAACGTCTTGGCTTCCCCCGGGGTGAAAAACTAGCCCAAAACAGTATCAATGTCAATCAACCGGCACAAAACGATACCAAttcaggctgggggatggagggactgagagcagccctgtggaggaCTCGGGGTACTGGTGGAAGAaaggctggacatgagccagccaTGTGCGCTCGCAGTCcaggccaaccgtgccctgggctgcatccccagcagcgcgggcagcagggcgagggagggggtcctgcccctctgcacTGCTCTGGGGAGACCCCACTGCAgcgctgcctccagctctggagcccccagcacagaaaggacatggagctgttggagcggggccagagggggcacagaaatgctccgagggctggagcccctctgctgcgaggccaggctgggagagctggggttgttcagcctggagaagagaaggctacggggagaccttactgcggCCTTCctgtgcttaaagggggactctAGGAAGGATGGAGGCGACCTCTTTAGccaggcctgttgtgacaggccaaggggtgatggttttaaactaaaggaggggagatttagactggatataaggatGAAATTTTTTACCACGAGGGTGATGAACTTCTGaaacgggttgcccagagaggtgggagatgccccatccctagaaacatccAAGGTCAAGCTGGacgaggctctgagcaacccgatctggttggggatgtccctgctcactgcaggggggttggactcgctggcctctaaaggtcccttccaacccaacccattccatgattctaaaCCGCCCCCCAAGTACTCACTTAAAGCCCTGCTGATTCCACGCTTGCCCATACATCCCATAGGCAGGGACCTGCCAGCCGTTGGGCACGTACTGGCCAATCTGGGCATTGCCGTACCACTGGCCCCACTGGCCGTACGCCGGCGGGTAGCCGATCTGGTTCTGCAAGGGCAAACAGCCGGGCGTTAAACGGTGCCTGAGAAAAGCGGCCATTTTACGTCAACTCGCAAGACACCCCCCGCCTGGCGAGCCCCTCTCTGACTTATGGAGTCTGCTCGCTAAAATGACACTGAAACTCCACGCAGGCTTTCAGCCAGACACCCCTTTTGAGTTAATGGGTGTTTAATTACTAAAGCCCCCTGCTGGCATCTCAAATATCCACAGGGATCCAGGGAACGGGAGCACGGCAGCTCCATTCATGCTGCATGACCAGAGAAGCTGCGCCGTGGCTTGGATCTCCAGAACCTTCCACCACACATTTGCCCCCgagtatttttatgttttaaaagtatttttatgtgAGTAAACATTCCGAGGGAACAATTTAAAATCTCTGATTGTACTTCAGAGAAGTCACGCTCTGACGAAACAAGCCGTGCCAAGCCTCTAACTGGCATGCGCATGCAGACTTTACGGCCACGTTAGCAAAGACTAACGAGCAACGACGCCGTCTGTAGCAGAGAAGCTCTGACCTGCTGGACCGGACTGATCATGTCCGGTGTCTCCTTGCCCCAGTAGCACTTCACTACGTGTCCTTCTATAGTTGTTCCATTGACGGAAACGATGGCATGCGCGGCGCTCTCGTGAGAGTTAAACCTGTCAAAATATGAGCCGTGCCGACATAAACAACTCATGTGGGGAGTAACACCGAGAAGGAGCGCCCAGAGAGTCCCTGCTCGCTCAGCACAGGTCTGGGTTCTGCTGGGACGCCAGCCCGACCACAGAAACTCCCTCCTGTCACCCCCGCAGCAGGCGGCAATGAATTCTTCGTGCCCGTAATTCTTCCTAAGTTCATCAACACGTGAACCGCATGACAGCCTACCGTACAAAGGAGTAGCCTTTATCGGGGAAGACTCGAATTTCCATTATCTGACCGAAGGGAGAAAAGGTCTGGCGCATCAGCTGTTCTGGATCAGGAAGAAACAGAGCATCAAAATGAGGCGACCGCTGCGTTACTCAGGGAGAATCAACGCGACGGGAGTTTGAAGCCACGATACCTGTCAGTCCTGACGTTACGCCTCCGCAGTACACGGTGCAGTTGCTCGGGCTGGACTGATTGACCACATCGTCGTAAGACAGTTGTTTGGTGTTTGCTTAAAGAGATGTTACAGAGTTTTTCAGTGGCTCAGACACACGCGAGGTGGAAATTCTAATCCTGATTGGCACGAGTTGTTGAGCACAACCTATCAGGTAGGTCTGATATACTTAATTTAACATCTTTCCAACGGAAACGCTCTCTCTAACACAGCCCCGCTCTGTATCGCAACACAAAGCCCCAAAAGCGAGGGAGCAAAGTTAAAAAGCCAGAGTCATCCTGGCTAAGAGAGGAAGCACAATTCCAACCCGAGCATGCAGAAGCCAAAGGAATCCCCTTCCCATACTGCAGTTGCCGTAGCTATGGAAGCCGCTTTATTCAGGGGGTTTGACACCATTCGAGAgagccttcactttcagcgcccactttccctcctcccacagGCCCCAAGGCTTGCAGCTCGcccttctctcttcctcacAGGCATGGCGGGAGGTTTGCAAAGGCACCAATAACTGAGAACCTACATTCGTATGTACTCTTTGGAGCTGGAGGTTTTCTCGTTGCCCAGTTTGTTCTGATTTGCCTTCCACCGAGCCACTGACCACCCATCTGCTGAATCGCATTCTCTGCGTCCTGCCCacgagagagggagagaagaaaaacccaccGTCAGCCCCTCTTCCTTTTGCCATAGAGCCAAACGAGCGGCATCACCACGCACACACCCTGCCCGACCACTGCAATGTGCCAAAAGGAATCCCGGCTTCAAAAGAAGCGGTTTTAGGTGGGATGAAGGACACTGCCAGGCCTCACTGAGCGCATCTAAGACCCCTCGACGTACAACAGATGTGTTGTCACTCTCTGTCATTTCCGTACGTCGCCCGTTTGGATGTCGCTCACCACGTGCTTCAGAAATGCTACAGCAATAGTAGAGCGTCCAGCAAGCGGAGAGAAAAGCTTCCCCCTCAACAGGCAGGGAAACCAAAGCCAGAGAGGGATTGGGACCGATGGTGCTCCTCCATAGCGGCCACTGAAAATCATCGTCCGCTTTTCAGGGGTGCTCAAGACCATGCAGCAGCTTACCCATTTATTGAAGAAGGAAACGAAGCCGTATCCTTTAGATTTCCCTGTCGCCATGTCCTTAACCACACGCGCGTCtctaaaaagcagaaacaagagCCAGTTTAGTGCCTTCCAAAGGCGACCTTACTAAAACGACAACTTGAGTCACACGTACAgcttattttcatgtttcacCTTTACTAACGTCAACTGTTTATTGCACCAGCAACACAGTCAAAGCAAAAGGCTTCTTTTCTAAACAGAACTTTACTAATGCTTTGCCAGGTAGTAGCAAAATTAAACTTAATTGTGTAAACATGCAAATCAATAGCTTCTCTAACAAACGTATGTACTTTACGACAGTTGGCTCCCGcttcaaaatgcttttacaGACTGTTAAGACACAAAGCATGGTCAAAGCAGCTATTCAAAAGAATCACTTATGGCACATAGCTGACTAACATTAGCTGAATGGCTCTCTTTAACCATGCAATTTTTAAACTCGCTATTTGCCAACACATTCTACCTACtcattcaaaatattaaatagaaaaaatgaaaaaaaaaagataggaatTAAAAGGCATACGTCGCCTGTTAACTGAATTCTTTAATTTTCTCAGGTCAATTCGTTACCCCCTTTTTGGACTGTGGGCAGCTGTAAATTTTGAGAGattgacattttcagaaattattgaagaaaataaaacaccgCAACATTCACGTCTTAAACTACATATTACACATCATTTAAACTGCATTTGTACAACAGCAATCATACAGGACTGATTGGAAACTAcgagatattaaaaaaaaagcaaaaaaaatttataaaagtaAATAAGAAAACTACAACGTTTGTCCACTGTGAACTGTAGCTTGTAGTTAGCCATGGCAATTCTGTCCATTCTTCAGAGACACTCTGCAAAATAACCAGAGCCCTATTATTTGAGATTGAGTTAAAAAGAGAACCCAGCTACAAGAGCTAAACCCCACTTGTGGTACGCCATTCTACAGCGTTTCTCAGGCAATTTGCGTACAAGTTAGCCGAGGGTCGAGATGCTCTCGCGTACAGGccaccctctcctcccctcctttgcCCCCACACATACAGGCatcaaaagaacagaaataacaacATAAAACCAGTCAGAAAGTCATGCAATGTAACTTACGGCTGTATAAAATAAGAGGGTTCAGTGAAACTAGCGTTAACATGTGCACAACATTTAGCATTCCAAGACTGGCGAGGGAAGTCACAATGAAGAAAAGGTTCGTTACACcaggtttggattttttaagCCTTACAGTAACTGCAGATGCTGCGTCAGGAGCCTAATTCTGGCACGTCTTAGCCCACAGTGCTGACACCACTGCCGAAGGCCCGAGGAAAATACCT
The sequence above is drawn from the Phalacrocorax carbo chromosome 24, bPhaCar2.1, whole genome shotgun sequence genome and encodes:
- the C24H2orf42 gene encoding uncharacterized protein C2orf42 homolog isoform X2; translation: MAPSWAGVSICLRAGRLCRGTWTGCIDGPEPTVPWTMEPASVRTKVPSFLSDLGKATLRGIRKCPRCGTYNGTRGLSCKNKNCGTVFRYGTRKQPSVDAVKIITGSDLQVYSVRQRDRGPDYRCFVELGVSETAIQTVDGTIITQLSSGRCYVPSCLKAATQGVVENQCQHVKLALNCQTEATPLTLKSSVLNSMQASPETKQTIWQLATEPTGPLVQRITKNILVVKCKASQKHSLGYLHASFVQKMSAKTLADHRFSCSCQALKPGKGGPAEEEAPPPRCIHFFACICAFASDESLAQEFADFLTYDSGGLKGIAVPQLVSSPESTGQAGEAAAAKPKKRKKDVIPGAQATGPLLAQDTAHSSPRRSSLKKPAVASSLKRQGCNQLLDESQVTLSFQDWLASVTERIHQTMHYQFEGKPEPLVFHIPQAFFDALQQRISSGSTKKRLPNSTTAFVRKDALPLGTFSKYTWHITNVLQVKQIFDTPEETPPPRRRSPPPSSSSGSPTSSPSPASGSCASSSSTATTAAASPALAPSTGPPPPWSQRWSSHRSPPSPSPEPPRRGLGGTQPQGSPPWTCKHERHRSSTHRCFSGTRSTHKNKTPADWVP
- the C24H2orf42 gene encoding uncharacterized protein C2orf42 homolog isoform X1; this encodes MAPSWAGVSICLRAGRLCRGTWTGCIDGPEPTVPWTMEPASVRTKVPSFLSDLGKATLRGIRKCPRCGTYNGTRGLSCKNKNCGTVFRYGTRKQPSVDAVKIITGSDLQVYSVRQRDRGPDYRCFVELGVSETAIQTVDGTIITQLSSGRCYVPSCLKAATQGVVENQCQHVKLALNCQTEATPLTLKSSVLNSMQASPETKQTIWQLATEPTGPLVQRITKNILVVKCKASQKHSLGYLHASFVQKMSAKTLADHRFSCSCQALKPGKGGPAEEEAPPPRCIHFFACICAFASDESLAQEFADFLTYDSGGLKGIAVPQLVSSPESTGQAGEAAAAKPKKRKKDVIPGAQATGPLLAQDTAHSSPRRSSLKKPAVASSLKRQGCNQLLDESQVTLSFQDWLASVTERIHQTMHYQFEGKPEPLVFHIPQAFFDALQQRISSGSTKKRLPNSTTAFVRKDALPLGTFSKYTWHITNVLQVKQIFDTPELPLEITRSFIQNRDGTYELFRCPKVEVESIAEAYGHLEKQPAIRPLELKTFLKVGNTSPTQKEPTPFIIEWIPNILPQSRIGELRIKFQYGHHGSRQPGPGPEHRPPTTMEPALELTPLTTITFP
- the TIA1 gene encoding cytotoxic granule associated RNA binding protein TIA1 isoform X2 codes for the protein MEDETPKTLYVGNLSRDVTEALILQLFSQIGPCKNCKMIMDTAGNDPYCFVEFYEHRHAAAALAAMNGRKIMGKEVKVNWATTPSSQKKDTSNHFHVFVGDLSPEITTEDIKAAFAPFGRISDARVVKDMATGKSKGYGFVSFFNKWDAENAIQQMGGQWLGGRQIRTNWATRKPPAPKSTYESNTKQLSYDDVVNQSSPSNCTVYCGGVTSGLTEQLMRQTFSPFGQIMEIRVFPDKGYSFVRFNSHESAAHAIVSVNGTTIEGHVVKCYWGKETPDMISPVQQNQIGYPPAYGQWGQWYGNAQIGQYVPNGWQVPAYGMYGQAWNQQGFNQTQSSAAWMGANYGVQPPQGQNGSVITNQTGYRVAGFETP
- the TIA1 gene encoding cytotoxic granule associated RNA binding protein TIA1 isoform X1, which produces MEDETPKTLYVGNLSRDVTEALILQLFSQIGPCKNCKMIMDTAGNDPYCFVEFYEHRHAAAALAAMNGRKIMGKEVKVNWATTPSSQKKDTSSSTVVNTQRSQDHFHVFVGDLSPEITTEDIKAAFAPFGRISDARVVKDMATGKSKGYGFVSFFNKWDAENAIQQMGGQWLGGRQIRTNWATRKPPAPKSTYESNTKQLSYDDVVNQSSPSNCTVYCGGVTSGLTEQLMRQTFSPFGQIMEIRVFPDKGYSFVRFNSHESAAHAIVSVNGTTIEGHVVKCYWGKETPDMISPVQQNQIGYPPAYGQWGQWYGNAQIGQYVPNGWQVPAYGMYGQAWNQQGFNQTQSSAAWMGANYGVQPPQGQNGSVITNQTGYRVAGFETP
- the TIA1 gene encoding cytotoxic granule associated RNA binding protein TIA1 isoform X3, coding for MATGKSKGYGFVSFFNKWDAENAIQQMGGQWLGGRQIRTNWATRKPPAPKSTYESNTKQLSYDDVVNQSSPSNCTVYCGGVTSGLTEQLMRQTFSPFGQIMEIRVFPDKGYSFVRFNSHESAAHAIVSVNGTTIEGHVVKCYWGKETPDMISPVQQNQIGYPPAYGQWGQWYGNAQIGQYVPNGWQVPAYGMYGQAWNQQGFNQTQSSAAWMGANYGVQPPQGQNGSVITNQTGYRVAGFETP